The Candidatus Margulisiibacteriota bacterium genomic sequence TATTCTCAATAGAAATTGGGAAAGAATTATATGGGTTCAATTAATGGAAAAAAAAGGATGGTCAGCAACCTAAATAATAGGCTTATTCCCGCGCAGGTACTCGTCATAGGTCATCTTACGCTTATTGGCAGGTTGTACTTCAAGTATCTTTATATTACCATGATCATCAACCGCCGCTTTGATAACTTTGACAAGCAGATCATCAACGTACACATAAGCTCCCGGCCAGGGGTTCATAGCCCTTACTTTTAGAACTATTTCCTGCGGAGAGATTGAAAGATCAAGCTTTCCGTCTTCTTTCTTAAGTTTTTTAGTATACGTAGCTTTAGCTTCATCTTGATAAATAATATCGATTTTCTCTCGTTTATTACGAATCAAAGATAACGCTTCACTTAATGCCTCAGGACCAATAACCGACAATTTGTCGAACAAGTCTCCCGCGTTATCCGTCGGATCAATTGATATTGACTTAGACAGGATAACAGGACCGGTGTCCATCTTTTCATCAATTACCATAATTGAAACTCCGGTTTCGCTATTCCCTTCCAAAATTGAATACTGGATGGGAGCTGCACCCCGATATTTCGGAAGTAATGAGGCATGTACATTTAAACAAAAAAAGCCATTTACTATCGCGTTAGAGATGAGCATTCCAAAAGCCACGACAATAATGATATCAGGATTAAGATAGATTACCAGACTTTCGAGTTCTGATTTATTAAGTGGCTGGTATACAGGAATATGATGCGTTAATGCTTTTGACTTAACTGGTGGAGGTGAATACTGATGCCCTCTTCCGGCTGGCTTGTCAGGTTGGGTTACGACACCGATAACTTCATCGCCCCTATTAAGTAAGATATCAAGATGGGATACAGCAAAGTCAGGAGTTCCCATAAAAAGGACACGCTTCAAAGGATTATTTCGTAGATTAGCTCGGATATCAATCATTTCAATTACTGCTTCTGCTCATGTTGACTATCAATTAATCGGTCAATAAACAAAACACCTTCAAGGTGATCAATCTCATGCTGTAGACAGATAGCAAATAATCCGTCCGCTTCAAACGTTATCGCAACATTATCAATATTCCGGGCCTTAACAACTACTCTCTCTTTGCGAGCGACAACTCCTTCAATTCCTTGAACTGAAAGACAGCCTTCTTTGCTGGGAACTTTTCCGGAACTTGAGACAATCCTGGGATTAATTAAGACCAAAGGCTCGTTTCTGTTTTCGGATACATCGATAACAACCATCCTCTGCAAAAAGCCAACTTGAACAGCAGCCAAGCCAACTCCTGAGGCACTATACATCGTTTCTAACATATCTTTTGCCAAAGACTTTAGCTCAGGAGTTATTCTATCAATAGCTTTTGACTTCTTCCTGATTAATGGATCTTCTTGTGGAACAATGTGCAGTCGGGTCATCGGAGGATACCTTTCTTCATAGTTAAAATAGCCCGCAAGGCTATAACGACATTCCTTTATGATTTATATCTAACAATAGAAAAAGTTATAATATATTTGCAGGATCTACATCAATAAGCCACTTTATCGACTTTTCATACTCTACAAATATCAGTTTTAACGATTTTACAACTTTTTGAATACTATGTATACTTTTACTTTTAATAATGATATGCCATCGGTATTTTGCAGCTATCTTCGAAATCGGGGCCGGCATAGGGCCAAAAATCTGTAAGTCTTCAAACCTGTTTATTTCTAGATATTTATCGATCTTTTCAGCCAATTCACTTAATGCTTTTTGCGAATGCGCCTGCATAATTATTCTGCACAACCTGGCAAAAGGCGGATAGTCTAACGCCTGTCTGAACATTATTTCCTCGTCATAAAACTTTTGATAGTTATTTTCTAGTAACAGGGAAATAGAATAATTGTCCGGATTATAGGTCTGAACAACAACCTTTCCGGCCTTCCCTCTTCGCCCTGTCCTTCCGGCAACTTGCGAGAGTAAGGTATACGTCCTCTCAGCGGCTCTGAAGTCCGGCAGGTTAAGTGCAACATCGGCAGATATAACCCCCACAAGCCCAACATTATCAAAATCATGTCCTTTTGCAATCATCTGGGTACCGATAAGGATATCTGCCTCACCGGCAGAAAACCTCGACAGAATAGCTTCGAGAGACCCGATTGTTCTGGTAGAATCCCGGTCCATACGGAGAACTCTGATATTCGGGAAAAACGATGCAAGCTCCTGCTCAATCTTTTGAGTGCCAACACCGGAATAGCGAAAAAAAATGCTTTGGCATTGAGGACATAGCGGTTTATTTGCTGCTTTGTATCCACAATAGTGGCAATAAAGTACGTTATCATTATGAAGTGTTAACGTTACCTCACAGTGAGGACAAACCAGCTTATGACCACAGGTTTTACAGATAACAAACGGAGCGAACCCTCTTCTGTTAAGCAACAGCATTATCTGCTCGCCATTTTTCAGGGTGTCCTGGATATGATGAACCATCTCCTTACTGAAACTGCCATGATTCCCGGATTCCTGCTCTTTTCGCATATCGACGACAACTATTTCGGAGGGAGCGGTAGGTTTCACTTTGCTGGGCATTGATAACTTTTCGATGACCCCTTTTTGCGCAAAGTAGTATCTCTCAAGCGCAGGCGTTGCTGAACCGAGTATCAATTTAGCGCCGACTTGCTTGGCCATCCATCCTGCAACGGTCACCGCGTGATAGCGGGGTGTTGAATCCTGCTTATATGATGATTCATGTTCTTCATCAATGATGATTGCTCCAAGATCCCGTAGCGGAGAAAATAAAGCAGACCTGGCACCGACAACGATACGGCATTCCCCGCTTTGTATCTTAAGCCACTGCCTTCGTCTTTCTTTAGGCGTTAGTGAGCTGTGAATAACAGCCACTTGTGTACTAAACCGGCTATAAAATCGAGCTAATGTCTGTGGTGTAAGTGAAATTTCCGGGACAAGAACGATAGCTGATTTCCCCTGCGACAGAACGTGCTCAATAACCCGCAGATAAACTTCTGTCTTCCCGCTTCCCGTTACTCCATGAAGCAAAAAAAAGTCTTTCGATGATTCGATAATCTCAGTAATAACCTTATGCTGGTCTCCAGTCAAATCAAGGCCGTGAGCTATGCCCTGCCCTATGCTTTTTCCAGCATTCTCAGGCATTCTCGAAACCAAAACATCCTCGATAGTTATAATATTTTTCTTGATTAAAGTTCGTAGCGACGAACTCTTCGGGAGATCGGACAATGGGATAGTTCCGCCTGCCAGCATTATCGATTTCAATACCTGCGCCATCTGTGATGTCCGCTGGTTGCTTTCATACTCTTTTACGAAGTTGTTAACTGCATGAACCGGCATATTAAAGGATACGAACTTTACTTTTTCTTGATTTATTTTCTTATCACGTTTGTCCATCCCGGGAGGAAGAAAAAGATAAAGCGCTGACAAAAAGCTACAGAGATAATAGTCGGAAATAGTATGAGCGATTTGTACTTGATCCTTGGTAAATACAAGAGGAAGGTCTAAGACAGAAACAATGTCTTTGATATTTTCATAATCAGGTTCGTTTGTAAATTCAACAACAAAAGCTTGCATTGATCTATTTCGAAAGGATATTACAATCGTATTGCCAACTGCAACAGTAGTATCCAGGTGTGGGGGTACTTTATAAGTAAATAGCCGATCGGTATTTTGTGCGAGAAGCACGTTTACAAAAGAAGTCATAACTTATTTATTATCTGATCAAAAATTATTTTAGCAAGTTCCTGTTTATCCGCATGGTACTTATCACTACTACTACCTGTAAGTATGACAATTTCGGAACACTCAGCTCCGATTGCTTCGGGAGAGTTAGCAATTATCAGGTCACAATGTTTAGCTTCGAGTTTCTTATAAGCATTCGTGATTAGATCACATGACTCCAAGCAAAATCCAACCAATACCTGAGACACAGCCTTCTTCTCTCCCATATTTTTCAAGATATCAGGATTGGGTATTAACGTTAAATTCATAGTTCCATCAAGTAACTGATCTTTCTTTATCTTCCCCTCAACAACATTCTTAATCTTAAAATCAGCAACTGCTGCCGCAGCTATAAAAACATCGCATGCAGAAAATTGTTCATCAACAACCCGGAACATCTCATCTGCCGTCGTAACATTAAGGACTGTCAACTGATCGGATACAACAGCTACAGGAATAGTCGACACAAGGACAACCCGGGCACCGCGACTAAGGGCTTCTTGCACCAATGCTAATCCCATTTTTCCGCTTGAAGCATTGCTTATAAATCGTACATCATCAATATATTCTCGGGTTCCTCCCGACGTAATAAGGATCATCTTCCCTGTTAGATCTTTTTGCGAGAACAGGTTATTAATTGACAACAGTATCCGGCTATCATCAGGAAGCCGCCCGGCGCCATAAGTTCCACAGGCCAGATAACCGCTCTCAGGTTCCAGAACAGAATAATTATTCTGTCTCAAAATATCGACATTACGTCGGACAATTGGATTATCCCACATTTTAGTGTTCATGGCTGGAACAAATAGTACCGGTTTATGAAAAGACACGATCAAAGTTGAAAGAGCATCATCAGCAATCCCGTGAGCTGCTTTGGCAATCATATTAGCGGTTGCAGGTATAACGACCAGAGCATCATACTCATCAGCTAACGAGATATGAGGGACCGGTTCATCAGAATCAGCAAAAAGTTCAGTGATTACAGGTAATCTGGACAATGCTCTAAATGTATTTGGATTAACTAGTTGCGTAGCGGCCTTAGTCATTACGACCTGGACCTGGTTATTGTTTTTTATCAGGTTGTTTACGATGGAGGCCACTTTATAAGCTGCTATTCCGCCACAAATCCCGATAATTATTTTTTTCTTTGTTATCATAGCGAAGTCCGTTATAAAAATGAAATTTCCGAAATCCGAAGTCTAATAATTAAAAGCTGACATCGGACTTCGGAATTCGGACTAAAAGTTAAAGAATTAAATGGCTTTTGTTTTTTTCTTTTTTACTTCTTTTTTCTTATCTTCGGGTTTGAGTTCTTCATCTTCTTCGAAGTCATCTTCTTCTTCAAATATCGCCTGGCTCTGATTAACTTCTTTTCTCGATGAAATTCCCATCGTAATCTTTTGATCTTCAAACTCTTGTATAGCAGCAATAATCGGTCTGGACGAGTTGTCGTCGACCATTGAACTATCGCCCTCTTTAATCTGGATAGCCCTCTTTGCAACTGCTGTCGTTAATAAGAACTTATTTCCAAATTTCTTTACTAAATTATCAAATGAAAATGTTTGTGTCATTTAAATCTTTTCCTCCTTTCGGATTGAATTATCGACTTGATTTTTTCTGTCGTTTCAACAATGTCATTATTTTCAACAATATATTCAAACTTATCTTTCTCGTATAACTCTTCCTGTGCTACCCGGAGTCGTGACTGTACCTTATCTTCCGCTTCGGTTTTTCGTTCTCTCAGTCTCTTTTCCAACTCAGCCATACTGGGTGGAGTCAAAAAAATTGTTACCGTATCCAACTTTTGAGTGCGAAGATGGTCGGCTCCTTGAACATCAATTTCTAAAATTACTATATTACCCTCATGTATCTGCTTTAATACATATGCCGAATCTGTCCCATATCGTTTCCCATGCACATCAGCCCACTCAAGAAACTCTCCCTGCTCAACTTTCCTTGAGAACTCCTCATCAGACAAAAAGAAATATTCACGCCCATTAATTTCTCCGTCACGAGATGCTCTTGTAGTCGAGGATATCGACAGCGAGAGTTGGCTAACTTCGCTGACTAGCTTTTTAACAATCGTACCTTTACCTACTCCGGACGGGCCTGCTATTACGACTAGAAATCCTGTCATTATGCTTAAGTCCTGTACTGCATTTATTCTGATAATTTATTCCTGGTCCTCTGACTTTTCTATTCTTGCTGCAATCGTATCCGGTGATAAAGCTGATAACATGACGTGTTCGGTGTCTAAAACTATTACTGATTTACACTTCCTGCCACACGATGCATCAATAAGTTTTTTAAGCTCTTTAGCATCCGATACCATTCTTTTTATTGGCGCTGAATTCGGATACATGATGCTAAGAATTCTATCGGTAACCAATTTATTTCCAAAACCTACGCTAACTAATCTCTTCAAATAAATTTTCACCTCTAATTCAAGGACTTAATAATAACAAATACTTATTTTTTAAGCAAGCTGCAAATAATACGCATAAAACTCATTGAAATCAGAAAAACTGTGATCTGCCATATGAGAATGATCTGCAACAGCAAACTCTTTCATAAAAACTGACGTGAGCCCAGCCTCCCTGGCAGAAACAATACCGCCTTTCGAATCCTCGAACACAACAACATTTTGACGTGCCACCCTTAAATAGTTTAAAGCCATGAGGAATCCATCCGGAGCAGGTTTGCCATTTATGTAATCGTCAACGCTAAAAAGCGCTTCAAAGCTTCCGCACAATCCCACATTTTCTAACATAATATTAATCTCGTCTTTCCCACTCCCGCTTACAATCACTTTCCTCATAGGCAGAGCCAGCACTTTTTCAAGACCAGTAGCTACTTTGAGTTTGTTATTACTAAGATAGTTCCTTTTTCTGGCTATCACATCATCTTGAACCTCAGCAATAGAAACCGGAAGTGCGTATTTTTTGGTTATGAAGTCATAAATATGCTGCCACGAATAACCAAATACAATATTTCGGTCTTCCTCATCAAGATCGAGCTCCCACTCCCCTTTAAAATAATCAGAAATAAGGAAAACATTAAGTCGCTCGCTCTCCACGAGAGTATCATCAAGATCAAATATAAAACTATTAATTTCATTCAACATAAAGATCTCCGTATCCATATTTTTGACTTAAAAAACTTAGGACCCTTTATCATAGTAAAATACAGATAATCGCCCGAAAGAACGATCATTTGAAATCAAAAGAATCCAAATACCAGTATATACTATTAGAGAATCAATAGAAAATATTTTTTTTTAGAAATAAGCCTTTTTGAAATAATAATTTTTATTTTTCATCAACAGAAAGATTGACCGAAATCAGAAAAATTTTCGCAGAAAGGATGGCCTTTTTTATCAAAAGGCCACCACATTCCGCCTCTCCCCCCCTAAAAGCAAACGACAGGTTGTCGATACTCAATTATAGCTGCTGCTGATCGAGACCTATTTATTGTTATCTTATCCGGTGGCAATCCAAGAAGTTTAATATAACACTTATATTTATTTTTTTTATCAGAAAAAACAAAACATTTAGACATGATAGCTCGAAACAAATCGGGCAACGGAGAGATGTCCACTACGGACACCTCTCCCTTTGAAAGGAAAGAAACACCGAAATACGGCATTTTTCTCATGGAGGTCAAGCATGATCTTTCCCTAAATCCACAGTTCAGACTAGATAATTCCCAATTAGGCGTCTCTATATTGCCCGTTTTTTTCCCAAAAAAGCCGAAGCTCAAAGGAAAAAGAGATCTGTGCCGCACATCCAATCCCCCGAGCAATACAGAGAAACCCACAATAGGCTTAGTATTCGACAAAATACCAGACCTACCCCCCCCCGGAAGTAAGTCACCTATAGTCAAGCAATTATCAAGATTCAATTTTTTTTTCAAAAATTCCAACACTGCAGCAACACCTCAAAATAAAGTAATTAATCCTAATATTATTATATAAAGATTCGAACGTATTTGATGTGACATATTAAACACTATTTATTTATATTTGTCAATAGAACCTGGCTAGATATAATTTAGCGCAACTAAGACATTTATCAAATAAACACAATACTTCAATACGTAAAACAAGCTATATTGCGAAACTAAAAAATCAAACAAACTGCCAACATTCACCATTATATCAAGGTTTTAGCATATTAAATATTTGCAAACATTCATATTTCATTAAAGACAGTCCTTACATATCACAAAAAGTACATTATTCCTTTCCTTATCATCATAACGCCTATTGCAGCCAGCAACAGGCTCGATAATTTTGATATCGTTTTAGCCCCATTCTTACCTAGAATGCGATCTATGGATGCTGAAGACCAAAACACAATTCCAGCAACAACAATATTCGCAATAGTAGAGATAATTGTCATCACTATGCCATACTGATCAATCAGAATAAGAGTAGTTGTAAGCAAGGCCGGTCCGGCTAGCAGGGGAACTCCAAGAGGTACGGCACCGACGCTTTCAGTATCAACTAGCTGCCGCTTATTCGCCAATATCAGCAAATCATTAACTGATAACAGAAAAAGAAGGGATCCTCCGGCTATCATAAAATCGGCCGAAGTTATGTTAAGCAGTTTCAAAACAAATTTACCTACAAGGATAAATAGTATTGTGACTATTGTCGCAGTCACAACCGACTGTAGAACAATTCTATGCTTCTGAGCTTGAGATAATCCTTCGGTCAGAGCCATGAACAACGGTAGCAGTCCAATAACATCAACCGCAACAAATATAGGGACAAAGCTTAACCAAAAACTATCCATAGATATAATCTCGAAAAAAAAAAAATATTTATACCCGGGACCACAAATATAAAACTTTATGAAAGCTTTTTAACCGGATTAAGCTTAAACGCAACGTACAACAGGATACCTTCCCCTGTCAATCATCAACACCGGGTTCTCAGGGCATCCTACCCCCAATTAAAATAGTTATCCATTGCAACTACGGGAACCACGATTACTCTGGAAGTATCATTGA encodes the following:
- a CDS encoding methionyl-tRNA formyltransferase, giving the protein MIDIRANLRNNPLKRVLFMGTPDFAVSHLDILLNRGDEVIGVVTQPDKPAGRGHQYSPPPVKSKALTHHIPVYQPLNKSELESLVIYLNPDIIIVVAFGMLISNAIVNGFFCLNVHASLLPKYRGAAPIQYSILEGNSETGVSIMVIDEKMDTGPVILSKSISIDPTDNAGDLFDKLSVIGPEALSEALSLIRNKREKIDIIYQDEAKATYTKKLKKEDGKLDLSISPQEIVLKVRAMNPWPGAYVYVDDLLVKVIKAAVDDHGNIKILEVQPANKRKMTYDEYLRGNKPII
- the def gene encoding peptide deformylase, producing MTRLHIVPQEDPLIRKKSKAIDRITPELKSLAKDMLETMYSASGVGLAAVQVGFLQRMVVIDVSENRNEPLVLINPRIVSSSGKVPSKEGCLSVQGIEGVVARKERVVVKARNIDNVAITFEADGLFAICLQHEIDHLEGVLFIDRLIDSQHEQKQ
- the priA gene encoding primosomal protein N', with amino-acid sequence MTSFVNVLLAQNTDRLFTYKVPPHLDTTVAVGNTIVISFRNRSMQAFVVEFTNEPDYENIKDIVSVLDLPLVFTKDQVQIAHTISDYYLCSFLSALYLFLPPGMDKRDKKINQEKVKFVSFNMPVHAVNNFVKEYESNQRTSQMAQVLKSIMLAGGTIPLSDLPKSSSLRTLIKKNIITIEDVLVSRMPENAGKSIGQGIAHGLDLTGDQHKVITEIIESSKDFFLLHGVTGSGKTEVYLRVIEHVLSQGKSAIVLVPEISLTPQTLARFYSRFSTQVAVIHSSLTPKERRRQWLKIQSGECRIVVGARSALFSPLRDLGAIIIDEEHESSYKQDSTPRYHAVTVAGWMAKQVGAKLILGSATPALERYYFAQKGVIEKLSMPSKVKPTAPSEIVVVDMRKEQESGNHGSFSKEMVHHIQDTLKNGEQIMLLLNRRGFAPFVICKTCGHKLVCPHCEVTLTLHNDNVLYCHYCGYKAANKPLCPQCQSIFFRYSGVGTQKIEQELASFFPNIRVLRMDRDSTRTIGSLEAILSRFSAGEADILIGTQMIAKGHDFDNVGLVGVISADVALNLPDFRAAERTYTLLSQVAGRTGRRGKAGKVVVQTYNPDNYSISLLLENNYQKFYDEEIMFRQALDYPPFARLCRIIMQAHSQKALSELAEKIDKYLEINRFEDLQIFGPMPAPISKIAAKYRWHIIIKSKSIHSIQKVVKSLKLIFVEYEKSIKWLIDVDPANIL
- the coaBC gene encoding bifunctional phosphopantothenoylcysteine decarboxylase/phosphopantothenate--cysteine ligase CoaBC is translated as MITKKKIIIGICGGIAAYKVASIVNNLIKNNNQVQVVMTKAATQLVNPNTFRALSRLPVITELFADSDEPVPHISLADEYDALVVIPATANMIAKAAHGIADDALSTLIVSFHKPVLFVPAMNTKMWDNPIVRRNVDILRQNNYSVLEPESGYLACGTYGAGRLPDDSRILLSINNLFSQKDLTGKMILITSGGTREYIDDVRFISNASSGKMGLALVQEALSRGARVVLVSTIPVAVVSDQLTVLNVTTADEMFRVVDEQFSACDVFIAAAAVADFKIKNVVEGKIKKDQLLDGTMNLTLIPNPDILKNMGEKKAVSQVLVGFCLESCDLITNAYKKLEAKHCDLIIANSPEAIGAECSEIVILTGSSSDKYHADKQELAKIIFDQIINKL
- the rpoZ gene encoding DNA-directed RNA polymerase subunit omega; this encodes MTQTFSFDNLVKKFGNKFLLTTAVAKRAIQIKEGDSSMVDDNSSRPIIAAIQEFEDQKITMGISSRKEVNQSQAIFEEEDDFEEDEELKPEDKKKEVKKKKTKAI
- a CDS encoding guanylate kinase — protein: MTGFLVVIAGPSGVGKGTIVKKLVSEVSQLSLSISSTTRASRDGEINGREYFFLSDEEFSRKVEQGEFLEWADVHGKRYGTDSAYVLKQIHEGNIVILEIDVQGADHLRTQKLDTVTIFLTPPSMAELEKRLRERKTEAEDKVQSRLRVAQEELYEKDKFEYIVENNDIVETTEKIKSIIQSERRKRFK
- a CDS encoding MarC family protein; this encodes MDSFWLSFVPIFVAVDVIGLLPLFMALTEGLSQAQKHRIVLQSVVTATIVTILFILVGKFVLKLLNITSADFMIAGGSLLFLLSVNDLLILANKRQLVDTESVGAVPLGVPLLAGPALLTTTLILIDQYGIVMTIISTIANIVVAGIVFWSSASIDRILGKNGAKTISKLSSLLLAAIGVMMIRKGIMYFL